One Candidatus Cloacimonadota bacterium genomic region harbors:
- a CDS encoding PLP-dependent aminotransferase family protein: MITNWQKRYSDNIKEFEGYSIGKIFKYLNNPEIISLAGGLPSPEMFQVHEMRLASKKRLEEDITTIMQYTAVPGEISLKKAIIDFLSRDNINISEENLVVTSSGQHGLDLTGRLFINPGDIIMLDRPTFAGAIVAFQMQRPKIIGIDLESDGVDVDSYEKELKKLKKEGKKPKFIYVVPDFQNPSGITTSLTKRKKLLELSYEFDVPIVEDSPYRDLRYRGETIPSIFSLDQQNGGQNVIGLYTFSKLFCPGIRVGFNIGPSDVIGRMTNIKEANILNTPKYNQDMCTEFLTTMGFDEHIAKCRKYYREKLDVFLQTMEEHFPPEMGVTWTKPEGGLFLWVTVPQHIDTNELFMEAIKFKVAFVPGDVFYGENPSTNHMRINFSFASKKQLAEAVKRLSKCIKAQL; this comes from the coding sequence ATGATAACTAATTGGCAGAAAAGATATTCCGATAATATCAAGGAATTTGAGGGATATTCTATCGGAAAGATCTTTAAATATTTGAATAATCCTGAGATCATTTCGTTAGCTGGAGGATTACCTTCCCCTGAAATGTTCCAGGTTCATGAAATGCGACTTGCTTCCAAGAAAAGGCTGGAAGAAGATATTACCACGATAATGCAATACACTGCAGTTCCAGGAGAGATCTCTTTAAAAAAGGCGATTATAGATTTTCTTAGTAGAGACAATATTAATATTTCCGAAGAAAATCTTGTTGTTACTTCTTCGGGTCAGCATGGGCTCGATCTTACGGGTAGATTATTCATTAATCCTGGTGATATAATCATGCTGGATCGTCCTACTTTTGCCGGAGCTATAGTTGCTTTTCAGATGCAAAGACCCAAGATCATCGGTATAGATCTGGAAAGCGATGGGGTAGATGTTGATTCTTATGAAAAAGAATTGAAAAAACTGAAGAAAGAAGGCAAAAAACCAAAGTTCATTTATGTAGTTCCCGATTTTCAAAATCCCTCTGGAATTACAACCAGCTTGACAAAAAGGAAAAAACTGCTGGAACTTAGTTACGAATTTGATGTCCCAATTGTGGAAGACAGTCCTTATCGTGATCTACGATATCGTGGTGAAACCATTCCATCCATTTTTTCATTAGATCAGCAGAATGGGGGTCAGAATGTGATCGGTCTTTATACATTTTCCAAACTTTTCTGTCCTGGAATTCGAGTTGGTTTCAATATCGGTCCCTCCGATGTGATTGGCAGAATGACTAACATCAAAGAAGCAAACATCCTAAATACACCCAAATACAATCAGGATATGTGTACAGAATTTCTTACCACGATGGGATTTGACGAACATATTGCAAAATGCCGTAAATATTATCGCGAAAAATTGGATGTATTTCTGCAGACAATGGAAGAACATTTTCCACCTGAAATGGGTGTAACCTGGACGAAACCGGAAGGTGGACTTTTCTTGTGGGTAACAGTTCCCCAGCATATCGATACGAATGAGCTTTTCATGGAAGCAATCAAATTCAAGGTCGCATTTGTTCCAGGTGATGTTTTTTACGGGGAAAATCCTTCAACAAATCATATGAGAATCAACTTTTCATTTGCTTCCAAAAAGCAATTGGCAGAAGCAGTGAAAAGACTCTCAAAATGTATAAAGGCTCAACTATAA
- the thrC gene encoding threonine synthase, which yields MSESIKFFSTNLKAPSVNFKKALLKGIAPDKGLYMPEEIPYINPKNVCEFSNMHYYEIAFEIGKRFLVGQIPDDDLLTIVKDAYNYEVPLENVYEKKYVMRLDQGPTASFKDFAARMMGRLMQYYLQQDNEELLILTATSGDTGSAIANAFYGLDNIKVVVLFPQDEVTARQRKQMTTLGKNIQILALDTKFDDCQALVKQAFADSELDYLKLSSANSINIGRLIPQIIYYFYSFAKLRKGNPEDQVVFSIPSGNFGDMMGGMLAGRMGLPISKYIIATNENDEFPKFVKTGNYDKIVPSLNCISSAMNVGHPSNLARLVALYDGVMDEAGIIHKKPDQKRIQDEIYSVSVSDAETKQMIANAWKEHKLLLEPHGSVGWAGLQKYLQENPEKDDPENLFVSLETAHPAKFPEQIREIIGIDPELPPSLEGIEEKDEQFDRIDNDYKAFKDYLIEKY from the coding sequence ATGAGCGAATCAATAAAATTCTTTTCTACAAATTTGAAAGCACCCAGTGTAAATTTTAAAAAAGCTTTATTGAAGGGAATAGCTCCCGATAAAGGGCTTTATATGCCGGAAGAAATTCCCTATATAAATCCCAAAAATGTCTGCGAATTTTCGAATATGCATTATTATGAGATTGCTTTTGAGATTGGAAAGCGGTTTTTGGTAGGACAAATACCCGATGATGATCTTTTGACAATTGTTAAAGATGCCTATAATTATGAAGTTCCGCTGGAAAATGTTTATGAGAAAAAATATGTAATGCGTCTGGATCAAGGCCCAACAGCATCTTTCAAAGATTTTGCAGCTCGCATGATGGGCAGATTGATGCAGTATTATCTGCAGCAGGATAACGAAGAATTACTAATTCTTACTGCAACTTCCGGTGATACTGGAAGTGCTATAGCTAATGCGTTTTACGGTTTGGATAATATTAAAGTGGTTGTGCTTTTCCCTCAAGATGAAGTAACAGCAAGACAACGAAAACAGATGACAACTCTGGGTAAGAATATTCAAATTCTGGCTCTGGATACCAAATTTGATGATTGCCAGGCTTTGGTTAAACAGGCTTTTGCCGATTCGGAATTAGATTATCTAAAACTTTCTTCGGCCAATTCCATTAACATCGGAAGGCTTATTCCGCAGATTATTTACTATTTTTATTCCTTTGCCAAGCTTCGCAAAGGCAATCCTGAGGATCAGGTTGTTTTCTCCATTCCTTCCGGAAATTTTGGTGATATGATGGGAGGTATGCTGGCAGGAAGAATGGGCTTACCAATAAGTAAATATATTATCGCAACCAATGAAAACGATGAATTCCCCAAATTTGTAAAAACGGGAAATTATGATAAGATCGTGCCTTCCCTTAATTGCATTTCCAGTGCTATGAATGTTGGTCATCCCAGCAATCTGGCACGTTTAGTTGCACTTTATGATGGTGTGATGGATGAAGCAGGGATCATTCACAAAAAACCTGATCAGAAAAGAATTCAGGACGAAATATATTCAGTCAGTGTTTCTGATGCTGAAACCAAACAGATGATCGCAAATGCCTGGAAAGAACATAAGCTTTTGCTTGAACCGCATGGATCAGTTGGTTGGGCAGGACTACAGAAATACCTGCAGGAAAATCCTGAAAAAGACGATCCTGAAAATTTATTTGTATCTCTGGAAACAGCACATCCTGCAAAGTTCCCGGAACAGATCAGAGAGATCATTGGCATCGATCCTGAACTTCCTCCCAGTTTGGAAGGAATCGAAGAAAAAGATGAACAATTCGATAGAATAGATAATGATTATAAGGCTTTCAAAGATTATTTGATAGAAAAGTATTAA
- a CDS encoding cupin domain-containing protein, translated as MNPYPEMIKNLPEIDINLEGVRGWMLQNDKMLAVFFELEPIGKIPDHSHCAQWGMVLEGKMKFTIDGETKLYTNGDRYFIPAGVVHSAEFVTKCYVIDYFDDPNRYKKKMKNLRHSDVFLQYSWEESKWLFEKLS; from the coding sequence ATGAATCCATATCCTGAAATGATAAAAAATCTACCGGAAATAGATATCAATTTGGAAGGTGTTCGCGGTTGGATGCTGCAGAATGATAAAATGTTGGCAGTATTTTTTGAACTGGAACCTATCGGTAAAATTCCCGATCATTCTCATTGTGCACAATGGGGAATGGTTCTGGAAGGTAAGATGAAGTTTACGATCGATGGTGAAACGAAATTGTACACAAATGGTGATCGTTATTTCATTCCTGCTGGCGTTGTTCATTCAGCTGAATTTGTAACTAAATGCTATGTGATCGATTATTTTGACGATCCCAATAGATATAAGAAAAAAATGAAAAATCTTCGTCATTCTGACGTGTTTCTCCAGTATTCTTGGGAAGAATCTAAATGGTTGTTCGAGAAGTTAAGCTAA
- a CDS encoding SDR family oxidoreductase: MDLGIRDKVALVTAASKGLGKAVALQLAKEEANVIICARKENELKNAQTQILNQTGKKVAYFVCDVTKEKEVKSMIHKIISKFGSLDILVCNAGGPPAGTTENFDLDDYRKALELNLLSTINLCNLAIPGMKKKKWGRIVVITSVSVKQPINTLVLSNTARAGATGFLKTLSNQVAGNGITVNAVCPGYTKTQRVENLAKAFSDSGKGTEKDFYAKLETDIPMKRIGTPHEFGQVVAFLTSQGAGYITGVSLQVDGGYVKSLF; this comes from the coding sequence ATGGATCTGGGAATTAGAGATAAAGTTGCTTTGGTAACAGCTGCCAGCAAAGGTTTGGGAAAAGCAGTTGCCTTGCAGCTTGCCAAAGAAGAAGCAAACGTTATCATTTGTGCAAGAAAAGAAAATGAATTGAAAAATGCACAAACGCAGATTTTGAATCAAACAGGAAAGAAAGTTGCTTACTTTGTTTGTGATGTAACAAAAGAGAAAGAGGTTAAATCGATGATCCATAAGATAATTTCTAAATTTGGATCATTGGATATCCTGGTTTGCAACGCAGGCGGACCTCCTGCTGGTACTACAGAAAATTTCGATCTGGATGATTATCGCAAAGCTCTGGAACTGAATCTTCTGAGTACAATAAATCTCTGTAATCTTGCTATACCAGGTATGAAAAAGAAAAAATGGGGTAGAATTGTTGTAATTACATCAGTTTCGGTAAAACAGCCTATAAATACTTTAGTGCTTTCCAACACGGCAAGAGCTGGAGCTACTGGTTTTCTGAAAACTCTTTCCAATCAAGTTGCGGGAAATGGAATCACTGTAAATGCAGTATGTCCCGGCTATACCAAAACGCAACGAGTGGAAAATCTGGCTAAAGCTTTCTCAGATAGCGGTAAAGGTACAGAAAAAGATTTTTATGCAAAATTGGAAACTGATATTCCCATGAAAAGGATTGGCACTCCCCATGAATTTGGACAAGTTGTGGCTTTTCTAACTTCACAGGGAGCTGGTTATATCACAGGAGTTTCTTTGCAGGTTGATGGCGGTTATGTTAAAAGTTTATTTTGA
- a CDS encoding AMP-binding protein: MQLHHKFIKTAKKFPKKVSVHDIATGKDVIYERMLIIALIFAKKFKKIDSKYVGVMVPTSAGCMLTNIGLLMAGKIPVMINYATGAIENSIYAQDKCNFETIICSRKLLQKLKLEPIDSMIFLEDIAKDIKITDKLGALLKSKRSAKSLKKIVHQGDDDETAVILFTSGSEKEPKAVQLTHKSIGHNVDNIPKIIDLDPSHIFLANLPLFHVFGITANFWLPITLGTSIVAYPNPLDYKIICGLIKKYKVTLMAGTPSFYYGYLKKSSPGDFESMQFAISGADTLTKQIYDGFLEKHDLIINNAYGTTETSPAISINTPNEQKFGSVGKPIPGVKVKILDVDTDEELPANQTGKILVKGDMVMKGYLHDLEETSLRIHKGWYDTGDMGYMDDDGYLWHKGRLKRFVKVGGEMVSLVRVEEVLNKYLPDDVICCVVDVPNPTKGADVVAAVTTGKIDQRQILKKMAKELPGIAVPKEFYILEEIPMMGSGKVNFREVEKTCRKLKRKGKIQ; this comes from the coding sequence ATGCAACTTCATCACAAGTTTATAAAAACCGCAAAGAAATTCCCGAAAAAAGTATCTGTTCACGATATTGCAACCGGGAAAGATGTAATTTACGAAAGAATGCTTATTATTGCTCTCATCTTTGCCAAAAAATTCAAAAAAATAGATAGTAAATACGTGGGAGTAATGGTGCCAACTTCGGCTGGATGTATGCTAACCAATATTGGCCTGCTGATGGCTGGTAAGATCCCCGTGATGATAAATTACGCTACAGGTGCTATCGAAAATTCCATTTATGCACAGGACAAATGTAATTTTGAAACGATCATTTGCAGTAGAAAACTTTTGCAAAAGCTCAAATTAGAACCGATCGACTCAATGATTTTTTTGGAGGATATAGCCAAAGATATCAAGATCACTGACAAATTGGGTGCATTACTAAAATCTAAAAGATCAGCTAAATCTCTCAAGAAAATTGTTCATCAGGGTGATGATGATGAAACTGCTGTAATATTGTTTACAAGCGGCAGCGAGAAAGAACCTAAAGCGGTACAATTAACTCATAAAAGTATAGGTCATAATGTTGATAATATTCCCAAGATCATCGATCTTGATCCTTCCCATATTTTCTTGGCAAATCTGCCACTTTTCCATGTATTTGGAATTACAGCCAATTTCTGGTTACCTATCACATTGGGAACCAGCATTGTTGCCTATCCCAATCCGTTAGATTACAAAATAATCTGTGGACTGATAAAAAAATATAAAGTTACTTTGATGGCAGGAACTCCATCATTCTATTATGGTTATCTAAAAAAATCATCTCCCGGAGATTTCGAGTCGATGCAATTTGCAATTAGTGGGGCAGACACTCTAACTAAACAGATCTATGATGGCTTTCTGGAAAAACATGATCTCATCATCAACAATGCTTATGGCACTACAGAAACCAGTCCGGCAATTTCTATAAATACACCAAATGAACAAAAATTTGGAAGTGTAGGAAAACCAATACCAGGCGTAAAAGTAAAAATTCTGGATGTAGATACCGATGAAGAACTTCCTGCCAATCAAACCGGAAAAATCCTGGTGAAAGGTGATATGGTGATGAAGGGTTATCTGCACGATCTGGAAGAAACTTCGCTGCGAATTCACAAAGGCTGGTACGATACCGGTGATATGGGCTACATGGATGATGATGGTTATCTGTGGCATAAAGGCCGTTTAAAAAGATTTGTAAAAGTCGGCGGAGAAATGGTTTCACTGGTTCGTGTGGAAGAAGTATTGAATAAGTATCTTCCAGATGATGTGATCTGCTGCGTGGTTGATGTTCCAAATCCAACCAAAGGGGCAGATGTGGTGGCAGCTGTTACTACTGGAAAAATCGATCAAAGACAGATCTTGAAGAAAATGGCAAAGGAATTACCCGGAATTGCTGTTCCCAAAG